The following are encoded in a window of Ranitomeya variabilis isolate aRanVar5 chromosome 6, aRanVar5.hap1, whole genome shotgun sequence genomic DNA:
- the GEM gene encoding GTP-binding protein GEM, whose translation MTLNVTMRRSSTTVQNQQRWSIAADGKNIHVQKNPNVHLNRNYTINHAMRPEEYYRGSWSSDSSDSVISSESGNTYYRVVLIGEHGVGKSTLASIFAGVPDTLDSDMLGEKTYERTLMVDGESATLILLDMWENKSQDNWIQDHCMQVGDAYLIVYSITDRASFEKASELRIQLRRARQTEDIPIILVGNKSDLVRCREVSISEGRACAVVFDCKFIETSAAVQHNVKELFEGIVRQVRLRRDSKEKNEKRLAYQKRRESIPKKARRFWGKIVAKKNKNMAFKLKSKSCHDLSVL comes from the exons ATGACATTGAATGTGACAATGCGGCGCAGCAGCACAACGGTGCAGAATCAGCAACGCTGGAGCATCGCGGCCGATGGAAAGAATATTCATGTCCAGAAAAATCCCAATGTTCACCTCAATCGAAACTACACCATAAATCATGCAATGAGACCGGAGGAGTACTACCGGGGCAGTTGGTCCTCAGACTCATCAGACTCCGTCATCTCCTCCGAATCTGGCAATACATATTACCGCGTGGTGCTCATCGGGGAGCATGGCGTTGGCAAGTCTACCTTGGCCAGCATATTCGCCGGTGTGCCAGATACTTTGGACAGTGACATGTTAGGAG AGAAGACATACGAGAGAACGTTGATGGTGGACGGAGAAAGTGCAACACTGATTCTGCTTGACATGTGGGAGAATAAG AGTCAAGACAACTGGATCCAGGATCACTGCATGCAAGTTGGAGATGCCTACCTTATCGTATATTCCATCACAGACAGAGCCAGCTTCGAAAAAGCCTCTGAACTTCGTATCCAGCTGCGCCGGGCACGGCAGACAGAAGACATTCCTATCATACTTGTGGGCAACAAGAGCGACCTCGTTCGATGCCGAGAAGTCTCTATATCAG AGGGAAGAGCCTGCGCTGTAGTCTTCGACTGCAAATTTATTGAGACATCAGCCGCAGTCCAGCACAATGTGAAAGAATTATTCGAAGGGATTGTGAGACAAGTGCGTTTAAGGAGGGACAGTAAGGAGAAGAATGAAAAGAGGTTGGCTTATCAGAAAAGGAGGGAAAGCATCCCAAAGAAGGCAAGGAGATTCTGGGGGAAGATCGTAgccaagaaaaacaaaaacatggCATTCAAGTTAAAGTCCAAATCTTGCCATGACCTTTCCGTATTATAG